CTGAGCTATGGCATCGAGTATGATCACTCAATGTCTCATGACGATTGCCATATGTACTGGCTACGCACTAATGATAGCTGGACCAAGATCGACTATAAGCAAAAGGCTGAGACTTGGATGAAGCCATTGGTAAAGGGGCAGGATACAGGACTTGTTGAGATTCCAGCAAACTGGTATTTGGATGAGGTGAGTCTTTCCAGTAATTAATACGAGATTTGACAGCTAACGTTTATCACAGTATGTTCATCTCGTATTTTAGAATGCGGCTGTGACTGACCCTGACACTTTGATAGCCTTCCTCCCATGATGTTCATCAAAGACGCCCCCAACAGCCACGGCTGGGTCAACTctcgagatgttgaagatctGTGGCGAGATCACTTTGACTACTTCTACCGCGAATACGCCGATGATCCCGATGAGATCTGCGTGTTTCCTCTTACAGTTCATCCGGATGTTTCCGGTCGGCCGCATGCTCTGCTGATGCACGAGAGGTAAACGACAAAGTCTTCCAGGTGAAGTTCAAGCTGACAGTAGACAGGTTGATTGAGTACATCAACAAGCATGAAGGTGTTGAGTGGGTGACGATGGAGCAGATGTGtgatgagttcaagaagaagaataagcCCCCAAAGGGAGCTGTTATGCCCAAGGCTCAGGAACAGAAGTAGGGTATTATTGGTAGTCATGAATAAAGCGTTTCAAGAGCCTATGTTGTCAGGTGAAGATATCAGCCGATGTTCTTGTGAATAAGTATTTCCCGATACTTTTCCAACCCAACACctatgatgttgatgaaagGCCATTGGGTGTTACTCTTGAAGAAATGTGCCCATATCTTCAAAACTGCCAGGCATAGGTTGCTTGGATCTCGGAAGTCCAGAAGAGTTGGGTTATCCGTGTCAGCGCCTTGATCAAAGTCGACGACCGTGTATGCCTCCTCGACGATGCATCTGACCCAGTGCAAGATCCTGTCTTCGCTATCTGAGATATCTGTTAGGACCAAGTATTGGGGCTTTCAATCAAAAGCAGACTTACCACTCAGCGGGTGCTCGGCAAGTGTTTCCCCAAGTTTTGACAGCCATTTGCTCAATAGTACAGCGCAGTCCAGACCAGAGAGCGAGTGCCTCACActccagaagaaggcttgACTTCTTGCAACACGGTCAACGCCCAAGCGGACCGGGATTCCAATCATGTGAGCCGAGTAGAGGAGTGCGGCAATCACGCCGTCACTCCTCTCGATATCGGGGCTGCCTGCGATGGCATTGGCGATACGCTGCGGATCCCGTGTCTCGAGTTGTCTGTATGGACCCAAGTGCAGATATATGCGCACATATGCTAATGACAGAAGGGAGCTGGAAGTAAAAGGGATCGGTCCGTTCTCGTTGTTCGGGTCGAGGGTTGACTCTGGGGCTTGTTGCCAGCACGAAGTCCACGAGCGCAAACCTCGTTCGagtttctcaacctcttcgcTCGGAAGGACAGCCGAGCTGCTGGTCACCGGAAGGCTCAGATCTCGTACGATGTGTATTCTCTGAAGTAGGCCATGGAGCAGGACATAATTGCCTAGTGGCGTAGGAATTGGCAATAGTGGCGCTGTGTCATTCTTGTTCTTAAGCAGCAATGACAACGCTTCTCGGAAGAACAACTGTGGCTCTTGGATCTCTTTTGTTGCAATACGCCACAAGGCTGGAGTTGGCGCTTTCCACTCCTTTGTAGAGCATGGTAGTCGCAGACCAATCTCGTTACTACGGAGTGTTGGATAGACGTTGTAAGCGATACTGTGGGTATGAAGGAAGGAAAAGCCGATGAGCTTTGAGCGCCTGTTCGACTCTTGCTTGATCCACGTCTTCCATTCGTGCCAGAGTGAGTTGCCGTCGCTTGGTTGATCTGATGGTGTTGGCGATGCGGGCTCATCGACGTCCTCAAGGCCAGAGTTTCGAAGGACCTGAGTGAGAATGCCCTGCAATGCGAAGGACTCCTGGACCATTGATGCTTTGGGTTCCCATGTTGCGAAGCCCATGAGGGTGATCAAAGCTCTGATAGTTTCGACCGCTGCATCGTTGCCAGCATCGCTCCGACGACCATTATGTGGTACGGCATGCGGTATAGGAACTGAGGACACACCAAATGAGTCTGCGTCCCTTCTCAGTCTCTCCATCAGTAGAGCCTTTCCAGCGAAGAACAATCTCTCTGAGGCTCTCGACTCGAAACAGTACTGCGCTCCGATGGCGGCGATGCCGAAGATCAACTCAGGTGAGTGATCGTTGATCTGCCATGTCGGTATGTGAATGAACGGCATATGGGTATGAAAGCCGCCGAAGAAAGAGGTCACATAACGCGTGAGAGCGTGTCTCGATGGGACACAAAAGGCTGGGTCCAGGAGATGCGAGTGGTCAAGGATAGATGTTTTGAGTTTCAATCTTTGCTCTTCGGTGACTTTAAACGGTCGTGTTTCAGGGTCAATAGCCCTTGGATCTGTCCGTGTGAGTGATCACGTCGATCAAGGTCTGAAGCCAAGACTTACTGTCGGTGTCAGAGACATAGTTGGATATCCGATTACCCGTAGGTGCAGAAGGAAGCCATGAGCTGAAAGGCGTCCCAGCTCGGGTTGGAGCTCCTTGCCGGGGAGAGGTCTCTTCATTATCGTCTTGCGTAAGCCCGGGATCGATGGGTTCCTCATGCCTGTCAGGGTCGCCGAAGAAAGGGCTCCACTCAGCCGAGAGTCCAACGCCGTCGAGGAAACTGGTGAACTCGCGAAAGTGGGTGTCAAAGTCGACGCCTTTTCTAAGTCAGCTGTGTTGATCGAGAAATAGATGGGACTGAGAGTACTGACCGCTGTCAAGCATCTGTGGTGACAGAAAGTTGGGAACGAATTGACCATCGTCTGCACTCGGTTGATGTTGCACTTGTTCATTCACTGTCTGAGGAACAGCAACAGGAAGCTGCATCGGCTGCTGTGTTCTTGCACAGAACCATGGGTCAACACTTAGGCCGGAGAGTGACACAGCCGCAGCCAAGTCTGGATCACCGATGCTATCATTCCCTTGTTGTACGACAGTCACATTACCTTGGGCAGGTTCAGGCGATGGGACGTCGCCCTCATGCTCGGCTAGCCTTTGATGACGCGTGAGCAGGTCGCGTCTTGCAAATGACGCCCCGCAATGGCACAAAAACGGCTTCTCTTTGGTATCTACATCAAATCAGCTACCCTATCTTCAATCAGATCACAAGACTCACGTGTTCTGACGTGCCTCTCGAGATGCTCCGTTCGTTTGAAGGTGCGCCCGCAATGTGGACACATGCGTAGATTGACTCCAGCCCCATTGTAACCCACTCTTTGTCGCTTGTTTGGAGTGTCGTATGTGCCAATGTTGTCACCCATTCTGCAGCAATGACTCCAAGAGTTGGAGAGGAATCGTGACGGAGGGGGCGAATGGGGTAGTGCATCGTTTATCATGGAGTCGTGGGTGGGGCAGGCTTGGAGTAGCGTCTGATAGCGTTATCTTTGGGGTGTCATCGCGGGCAGATAATCAACTAACAGAATAGGGCAGAGATAACACGGTATCGCGTTAATCACATATCATCCTGGAGAACGGACAACTTGATCGGGGATGGGTACGTAGAGGTTTCGACGATATTGCAAAAGTTAGAGAAAATTACGAAGAGATATTAGCAGCTTTAGACTAAGACGAGATGAGATTCTGAAGGTCTAGGCGAAATCCCGTAACTTGTCATGTAAAGCGTTCAACAAGCACGCGCGGCAAATGATCAAAGGTAATCTGCATAACAATATAGTGATGCTCCTTCTAAAGGCGCCAAACACCGGCCTCTACAGATGTGAAGATTCTCTGACGCGTCGGACCTCGTTCAGCACATCCTCCGTCTCTTCAACTGTAGACTTTCCCTCCTGCTCCCAGTCAAAACTACTCTCTAGCGCTTTCGCAACGTTCAGAACCTTTTTCTCTTGCCAGAGGCCACCAACGATCTGTAATCCAACTGGCAACAAAacactctcatcatcaacagcctttgACCAACCAACAGGGAGCGACAGAGCGGGATTACCCGTgacgttgaagatggcagtgTTGTTCGTCATCCCAATGCTCGGCTCGAATGACTTGAGCACAGACTCTCGTGAGCCGTGACGCGGTGCGACGAAGGGTGTTGTtggcatgatgatgacgtCGTATTCTTTGAACTTTGCTTCGTATGCATCGCGTATTTGCCGACCGATGTTGACTGTCTTTGCATAGAGACCGGGGAAATTGCGTGAGAGATAGATGCCGTTGATGACAGTGTTCTTGGTGGAAGGAAAGAGCTTCTCAAATTCAGAAGATGTCCATGGAAGACGGGCTTGCTCGAACTCTGTCAGGTAAAGACCTCGGCGGCCATTAGCTTGGCCCAGGATGCCTGCCGAACCGGATATGCGTTGCTGGATGGTCCATATTGAAGGGCCTTCTTTATGAAGGGGAATCGAAACCTCTTCGACAGTAGCACCGAGAGATTTGAGTCGGTTTATTGTGTCGAAAAAGGTTTGCTTTACACCTGGCTGTACCAGATCATTGTCGTAGCCTTCTTTCAGAACGCCGATTCGGAGGTTCTTGACGGATACACCGGCCAATGAGCCCAAGAAGTCGAAAGATCCTGCTGATGGTGCACCAAGTGATCGGTCGTCAATGCCGTCGTATCCTGCAATGACGTCCAAGCAAGCAGCAGCTTCGTCAACTGTCCGGGCGAGGGGTCCGGCATGATCATCAATCTGATCGCCACTCGTGATACCTGTATATGGGACAAGTCCATGCGTTGGCTTGAACCCGACGCAACCGCATAGCGAGGCTGGTACACGGATACTGCCTCCTTGATCTGTACCAATTGCTATATCGGCCAGACCGCCCGTGACAAGGGCTGCGCCTCCAGAGGTACTACCACCAGCGGAATATCCCTCTTTGCGCGGGTTATCGATCGTTCCTTGGGCGCTTGTGAAAGATGATGTCGAGTTGCAGAAGTTTTCACATGTCGCTGTTCCCGTAATCACAGCCCCTGCTTCAAGGACTCTCGTGACAACAGTGGCATCAGTTGACGGTGTCCAAGCGGGAAACGCATCGCTTCCAAAGAACTGCGGCACACCAGCTACAGCGATACAGTCTTTCAGACAAACCGACTTCCCCGCCAATGCAGAGCGCGACGACTTGTCGCCTTCGATGATGAAACGATGCGCCCAGGCATGACCATAGCTTTGCTCGTGTTCTTCGGGAAGATGGATGTTTTGACGGGGGAATCTTTCGATATCCGGGACGGGCTGATAGTCGGGGAGATTGGAGACACGTTCTGCGCAGTCATGAACAGCTGCGAGGAGGAGTTGGTATTCTGATGATTCTTCGGGGCGGATGGTGAGATTGATGGGGTCGAGTAGGGCCTCGACGTCGCCTGCTTGAACAGGGTTACCACTGCAAACAGTTATTAGTTTTTGTTCATACCCTGTGATGATTCGGCTCAAGAGTCGACATACGGTAGAATCTCTTTGAAGAAAACAGACATGGCTGCGGCGTCGATCGAGGCGGAATGGCGTGAGGTGTCGAAACGTACTAGCCAAGACAATCACAACCTAGAGGTAAACTTATCAGTTTATCAACATAGATAAAGTAACCCCGCCATTTCTCAGGATATTGTTCTTAATCTCAACCCGTTTCGTGGTCCACTCAAGCTGTTGGAGTACCTTGACCATGGCTGGAGACTTACCCCAAGATCCCTGTTGGGGTACTCCAACACCATGACATGACGGATAACGTAGGGTGGCGACAGAGCCCAGGCCGGGAGATAACACGGCAATCGGTTCTGCGGATTTGTAACAGTAGAGAggcttgttgttgatttTCGAGATTGACACCGGGGAATTTTGTGAAACGAAGAGAAGCAATCACGATGGCGTCCAACACTGCATTGCCATCTCAAATGAGAGCGGCGTATATCGCGGAGGTGAGCATGACTACAAAGAATTAGTCGGAATGAATGAGCGCTAACAATTCCCAGTATAACAAACCGTATGCCTTGGGGGAGCGTCCACTGCCCTCCATCCGAGACACAGACATTCTCGTGCGGGTTCACGCTGCTGGATTTTGCCACTCAGACCTGCAAGTATTGCAAGGCGAGTTCGAGAGACCAGCGCCAATCGGCCTCATACCATCTCATGAGATAGCTGGAGTTGTTGCCAAATTGGGTAGCAACTACCAAGGTGATCTCAGAGTCGGCGATCGTGTTGGCgtcctcaacttcaagcaTGCTTGCAGCTCATGTGTAGGATGTCGCTTGACGCAAAGGAGAGGCGAAGAGCTTGATCCCAGATTCTGTGATAACCGAGAAACAGCTGGCTTCTTGCACGATGGAGGGTTTGCGGAGTATGCGTCTGCTGACCCGGAGACAACCGTGAAACTGCCGGACTCGATCTCGTTTGAGCAAGCTGCGCCGCTCACTTGTGCGGGAGCGACAGTATGGGGAAGTCTTGAGGGCGCCACAGCGGGAGTGAGCAGAGGGGAGACAATAGCGATCGTGGGTATTGGTGGACTCGGGCACTTGGGTGTGCAGTTCGCAAAAGCGCTCGGGTTCAAGGTCGTTGCGGTGGATAGCAGAGAAGCTGGTCGACAGTTAGCATCAGACGTGGAGAACTCAGCACTGAAGCCTGACCTTGTTGTGGATTCTTCCGACATCGCAGCGGCATCAAAAGCCATCTATGACTTCACAAACGGCGAGGGCGTCGCAGCAGCGGTTGTCTGCACCCCATCGTTAGAAGCGAATCGCTGGGCGCTCAGTATTCTGAGGATTAAAGGCACGCTGGGAATACTGGGTCTTCCTCAGAATCCATGGCAGTTCGACGCGGCGCCGATTGTGTTTCGAGAGTTGACGATAAAGGGGAGTTACGTGGCGGGGAGAGCGGCGAcggagaggatgatgaaggtCGTGGAGGAGGCGGGCGTGAGGTCGCATTTGACAGTGTTGCCGTTTGAGAAGATTCCTGATATTGTTGAGATTTATGAGGATGCGGCGTTCAAGGGACGGATTGTTGTGCAAATATAAGCGAGGAAAGAGATGTATTGGCTTCAACTACCGTTGTCACCATGTGTCAGTGAGATGAAACAGCCTTTTAGGCGAAATTAGATTGTGCTTACAGTTATTCAGTGGAACGTCTGCTGGAAATGGAGTTTAAGCGGAAGGTGAATCTTGACGGTAAGGAGATGAGAGTGATTCATGCCACGCCCCAGGCTCCCAAATCCTAGCAAGCATCCGACAGCCAAACTCACAAGAGGCCTCAATCTCCATGGCTCACAAGGATACTACGCgcttttctttctctgcGTATCTGCCAGAAACATCGTATCACTTGTAGAAACATCACGCTTACTTGTTTCTCTGGATTGCATCACAAAAGGCTCCATGCATGGGAACGGACTCGTCATGTACTCATCATTGTGAgctagatgtgttatttgcagttgagacctgtggcttAGAGCTTATAATCACCACGCTCGTCATGTACTCGGTGGCCTGGCCTTTCATCTTGGTAATCTCGCTGTATACAGCCTGAGAATACAAATGGATTGATCCGACGCCGAGTTCCCATCACCCAACCTGCCCCAGCTTTGAGGACACCCTTTCGCCCGCAGGCACCGTTAGATGCCTCGCTCGATTCGGCCCAACATCGATTCCACGCTCGATGCGGGCCCCTATTCATAACCACCCCCAATTCACCCTGATCCCGACACAGGGCTATTGTGTGGGTAGTTGGTATGCTGCCTGAGGTGTGTTTTTGAGAGTGTTATTTTGAGTTGATGGACCTGACAGCTGATTCCTGCGTCCAGTGCCCTACCTCGATCAAGCCGGTCTGTCTGTCAAGGGGGCTGGAGACTTGATCATGAAGCTACCAAGGCTGAGACTGCCCGCAATCGGGCGAGGGTCGAAGCGACCAAAGCCGTTGGGGTTGCCGAACCCAACATCCCTCTGTGCAACAAGGCTGTTTGAAGCCACAGGAGGGAGCCCAAACTGCTGGCCGGTAGAGCAATCAAATGGGCTCTGTGGATGACTGGCCACTGGCTAGAGCTGAAACCTGAGCAACGGGGGGTAGAAATGATTATGTTCATGGCGATGGTATTCATGATCTCGCACCGGaggttggtgaagaggatgtCGTTGTTACAAGAAAAGGTCAGGATGTTGCTAATTATTGAAGAGTGGCAAACTCACTTGTTTCACTTGGCTTTCTTGAGAGCAGCTGGATGGCAGGATCTCTTGAGTTTCGGAGCCAGAGTGATTCTCCTGCTTGAGAC
Above is a window of Fusarium oxysporum Fo47 chromosome XII, complete sequence DNA encoding:
- a CDS encoding amidase signature domain-containing protein encodes the protein MSVFFKEILPGNPVQAGDVEALLDPINLTIRPEESSEYQLLLAAVHDCAERVSNLPDYQPVPDIERFPRQNIHLPEEHEQSYGHAWAHRFIIEGDKSSRSALAGKSVCLKDCIAVAGVPQFFGSDAFPAWTPSTDATVVTRVLEAGAVITGTATCENFCNSTSSFTSAQGTIDNPRKEGYSAGGSTSGGAALVTGGLADIAIGTDQGGSIRVPASLCGCVGFKPTHGLVPYTGITSGDQIDDHAGPLARTVDEAAACLDVIAGYDGIDDRSLGAPSAGSFDFLGSLAGVSVKNLRIGVLKEGYDNDLVQPGVKQTFFDTINRLKSLGATVEEVSIPLHKEGPSIWTIQQRISGSAGILGQANGRRGLYLTEFEQARLPWTSSEFEKLFPSTKNTVINGIYLSRNFPGLYAKTVNIGRQIRDAYEAKFKEYDVIIMPTTPFVAPRHGSRESVLKSFEPSIGMTNNTAIFNVTGNPALSLPVGWSKAVDDESVLLPVGLQIVGGLWQEKKVLNVAKALESSFDWEQEGKSTVEETEDVLNETLLQACPTHDSMINDALPHSPPPSRFLSNSWSHCCRMGDNIGTYDTPNKRQRVGYNGAGVNLRMCPHCGRTFKRTEHLERHVRTHTKEKPFLCHCGASFARRDLLTRHQRLAEHEGDVPSPEPAQGNVTVVQQGNDSIGDPDLAAAVSLSGLSVDPWFCARTQQPMQLPVAVPQTVNEQVQHQPSADDGQFVPNFLSPQMLDSGVDFDTHFREFTSFLDGVGLSAEWSPFFGDPDRHEEPIDPGLTQDDNEETSPRQGAPTRAGTPFSSWLPSAPTGNRISNYVSDTDITEEQRLKLKTSILDHSHLLDPAFCVPSRHALTRYVTSFFGGFHTHMPFIHIPTWQINDHSPELIFGIAAIGAQYCFESRASERLFFAGKALLMERLRRDADSFGVSSVPIPHAVPHNGRRSDAGNDAAVETIRALITLMGFATWEPKASMVQESFALQGILTQVLRNSGLEDVDEPASPTPSDQPSDGNSLWHEWKTWIKQESNRRSKLIGFSFLHTHSIAYNVYPTLRSNEIGLRLPCSTKEWKAPTPALWRIATKEIQEPQLFFREALSLLLKNKNDTAPLLPIPTPLGNYVLLHGLLQRIHIVRDLSLPVTSSSAVLPSEEVEKLERGLRSWTSCWQQAPESTLDPNNENGPIPFTSSSLLSLAYVRIYLHLGPYRQLETRDPQRIANAIAGSPDIERSDGVIAALLYSAHMIGIPVRLGVDRVARSQAFFWSVRHSLSGLDCAVLLSKWLSKLGETLAEHPLSDISDSEDRILHWVRCIVEEAYTVVDFDQGADTDNPTLLDFRDPSNLCLAVLKIWAHFFKSNTQWPFINIIGVGLEKYREILIHKNIG
- a CDS encoding chaperonin 10-like protein, which encodes MASNTALPSQMRAAYIAEYNKPYALGERPLPSIRDTDILVRVHAAGFCHSDLQVLQGEFERPAPIGLIPSHEIAGVVAKLGSNYQGDLRVGDRVGVLNFKHACSSCVGCRLTQRRGEELDPRFCDNRETAGFLHDGGFAEYASADPETTVKLPDSISFEQAAPLTCAGATVWGSLEGATAGVSRGETIAIVGIGGLGHLGVQFAKALGFKVVAVDSREAGRQLASDVENSALKPDLVVDSSDIAAASKAIYDFTNGEGVAAAVVCTPSLEANRWALSILRIKGTLGILGLPQNPWQFDAAPIVFRELTIKGSYVAGRAATERMMKVVEEAGVRSHLTVLPFEKIPDIVEIYEDAAFKGRIVVQI